The DNA sequence gccagctccaggagacctggCAACTCTTGTCTCTGTGGTCACCTGTACTCACAAGCAcatgccctacccccacccacataagtaaaaaataataaatcttcaaaagaGAGATAAGTTTCATTAGCCAAATGAAACCTGATTTTCTCTGATTTCTGAGTCTGTTTGGATCAGTTTATTGGGGTTTCCCCTTGTGTTCCAAGACCACATTCCTTTTATCTGTCACTCTTCCCCCAACTGTATGTTTCTCCCTCCGACTTCACCCCAGAGAGTCCACCTATGTCCGGTCCCTCTCCCGCTTCCTAAACATCCATCTTTTTCTGCCATCCCCACTCCTCCAAGTCCCATCTCTAGTTCCTTGCTTTCCTTGCAGATCAGAGGAACTAAGTCCCATTCATTTTCGCCCATGTGACATTAGGCTTACTTATTGTTCATAGCCTGAGTTGACGCTTTCATCTTCCTTTGATGTTCCTTCCACCATAGCCCATCTCTTCCACCAAAGTGTTCACACACAGCACATCATAACACACGTTTTAAATTTTACAGCAAAACAAATTCCATTGGCAAAGGTATTGGGGTTGTCAAAGACCCATAGGTACCCAACacacttgaaaatatttatttttttttccatacgtTATCCATCTGCGTCCCCGCACTTTGTGAATTTCACCCTAAGGGATCTTTTTCACCAGATTATAGATGTAGATATGAACGTCACCATCAAACTTGACAAAGTACACGGAAGGCTTGGCTAGAACTTGGTAAACAATCTTGCCGATCTTTTTGGACCCGTCGCCTCTGGTGTGCTGCACGAATTTACCTATCATGATGTTGCTGTCAGTGTCTGAGCTCACCTCTGCCGGAGGAGTCCCTGGAAGGATGCGGAGGTTACCTTCTGTGTAGTCATCCAGGAGCTGATAGATGTAGAGGACCAGATCCTTCTCGTAGGTTATGTAAAACCAGGCCTTCATGATCGGCACCTGGCCTAGCACCACCCCCCTCCAGTTATCCTTAGAGCCATCTTTGCCCTCAAATCTGTGTTCTACAGCTCTGCCAACAATGGAGCTGGCGAGGTGGGCATCTCTCACCTGAGGAAACACGACTTTATGAGGCGAGACCTTAAGGTTTAAAATCCTCTCATCACTGTGGAGCTCCAGTGCGTAGACACAGTCAATTCCGTCATATTTCACCAGATAGAGGGATGGGTTTGTTGGCAGTTGACTTAGAACGATGGCCTTCCAATGGGTGACAGGCTCATTACCATCCTTCCATCCATGAGAAATTCTGCAGCCAACAATATTCCTCAGGGCCTGGGAAGAAgggttcttcctcctctgcttctggagGGATGGCGTGCTCAGATTCTTCAGAGTCATCGTCTTCTTCATGGCTGTAGACCTGGTGTGGTAGGCCACAGCACTCCTGGTCCGCTGTCTTGTAGCTATCATTCTGTGTTCAGGCTTCATACTTGCCCACTGCCTGGGTTTGAAGATCTTGCCTGTTTAAACCAGATTACAACACTGTTGCCTCTGTCATATATATGAGTGCCTGGAGCAATGGGGGCAGAGGGGGGGGGAATGCTGGACCAAGGCTCTTCTCTAAGAGAATTTTGGAGCAGATGAAGAAGGCTATGCTAAACAGGTTTGAGCTTCTAATCTAATTGTCATAATAAGAAGTTAGTAGGagggctgggcggtggtgacacactcctttaatcccagcactcaagaggcagagggaggcagacctttgtgagatcaaggccagcctggtctacagaaagagtttccagacagccaaagctacacacagagaaccttgtctcaaaagtcaaaaacaaaaacaaaaaaagttcatAGGGAAATTAACAAGTGCTTTACAGGTCGGAATAACATACTCAGAGACACAGTTCTTCAGCTCTGAGGTAGTTTGCCTCTGCTGAGTAACCTCTCCTTGATTGGCTAGGTCAGTGTGGGAGTTGGCATGCCTTCCCCCCCCAccaccgccccccaccccagtgagcaagcagaacagaaaaaaaaaatgagccagaAGCCAGAATGGTGGCCACACCTCTCTTCTACCCACAAGCTCTGAGCTAGGTGGCCACATTCACAGATATCTGCCCAGGAACCTAGCACACCAACTGGCCTTCTGTATTGTGTGTGTCTCCTGACCCAGTCGCAGTTTTATTCCGTGAAGCCATTGCATCTCCGACCTCAACAAGACTCATTTGTCTGGACAATATCAGCCATTTAGAGTTAATATCTTCTAAAATGCACACGGACAAAGAGGAGCTTTGGCATTTTACTGGAATTGTGAATTAGATATTGTTAGCAAGGATAATAAACTCAGGAAATTAAGTAGCCTAGACCATCCCCCTAGCTCTCAAACATGGGAGACATTAGAGTGTACGGTTACTCACTGTACGAGGGAAACCTTTTAGCTTTCTGGGGCTACGGGGGTCCCAGTTACTTCATAAATGTATTTACCCGAAGAAAATGTGTCCTAGTTGTCAAGATTTTGTCTTCTGAAACCGGCCAGGCACCAAAGCCTGTTGAACAATTGTGGGGTTCAGGAGCTGAACTGTCTTTCACATACCACTGCGAAGATAGTGAACCCACCTTCAAGGGAGTCTAGCGCCCCCAAGTGGAATAGATGCGCAACCTCCGGCCAGTGCTCTGTGACATCACCCTAGCTCTGTTTACATCATAGACCCCCCTCTCAGGCCGGTTCCTTCCCTAGTTACACTTAGAAACTTCCAGCATCTAGGCTTTAGCTTCTCATATAGCATCCTAGAGACCCAAAATAAAATCCCTACCCAAAtggtctgatgacctgagtcacATTCTGCCCAAGTAGCTCGCTCCTGCATCTTCCCCCCCACCTTCTGAGAAAGTCTCCGGTTTCTGAGTCACCAACATCCTTGATGGTTATTTTCCCAGCTCCCATCTTTCCCTTGGTTATCTTTAAGCCGTTCTTCGTATCAGAAATGTTGCCAGCCTCTTCGAGGCAGCCCACTGGCTAGCACACCAAAATTAGCTTTATCAAAACCCACAATTAGAggagggccatttttattcaaacaaagCTGGAATTTGACAGGATTAAATACCTTGTATTGAAATCAATGGCAATCATGAATTATGGATTCTTTGCAAAGAGCGAGGAAAAATTAGCTCCTGGGCCTGCTTCCAAAGTCGGGATAAACTTATGACAAACCCGATATCGACCAGTCATATTTTAGATGTCTTTAAAATTTACCAGCATTTCTGGTTACAAGGAATTTATTAGACCAAACGCAGTAAAACAGGATGAGACAGATgaggtaattttatttttgaaatatgggTAGACAGAATACTGGATACAGGTAAGTATGGAATTTACTTACAAATTAGAGGGCACTTTAATGGTTCATGCCATGTAGATCTTCAGATCTTCAGAAAACATCCTTTTCagtcccctcccctgtccccaccACACTCTgcccatcctcttcttcctcttcccaaatcATTCCCTTCTACCTTAacgttatatatatatatatatatatatatatatatatatatatatatatatgtttaaatttatttagaaCTCCCCTGTAAGTCTGGCCACTTTTCCGAatgtaactttttcttttcctttgttctatGTCTGCTTTAAGCATCTTTTCCTTCACACTTTGAGTTTCactctttctctgctcttataTGACTCCCCTGCCATTATGTGACTATTGGTCCACCGTGTGGCTGACCTCAGTGTGGGTTTAACTCAAATgacctgacatttttttttcttcccctcatCTTCCTTCTCGAGGCACCTGCTGAGGTTTACAGCCTTGGGGATTTCTTTTTAAGcctggagaacacacacacacacacacacagagagacagagagagagacagagacagacagagacagagagacagagagaggcagagagaggcagtgaCTGGGGGAAGtcagagagactgacagagacaaacacagacagacagataggcagagacagagagacacacagagaaagcccaTGAGAGAAAACACGTGGTATCATCTTTCCAAGAACAGTAAACAGACACAGCTTtcaaaaaatgaagaacaaatagGCAGTAAATACAAGAAGACTATTCTCATCATAGCCACcaatttgaggaggaaagagtttatcttACTCTACACTTTCAGTTACCAGTCTGTAACTGAGGGAAATTGGGGCAAGAACTCAGGCgggaatctagaggcaggaacAGCAGCAGAGACATCTCAGGAATGCTGAGTATTGGCTGGCTATCTATGACCTActcagttttctctctttctcataacAACCCAGAGTCATCTTGGTAGGGGATGACACTATCCATAGTGGGCTAGACCCTTCCACATCAGCCATCAAAAAAAGATCATTCATTACAGATGTGGACACAGGCCAATgtgatggaggcagttcttcatctgtggttccttcttcccaggttgagtcaagttgacaataaaaactaaccaagACCCCTGCATCATCATCCATGTTGATTGCCTCACTGTTGACCACTGGATGAATGGCTTAAAATGAGAGagattatattaaatgtatttctCATCTATGTGTAAAAGTGAAGGGTtttgttctcagaaaaaaaaatggatggaactgtaAAATACAATATGttaaatgaaacaaaccaaacTCAGAAAGATAATTGTGAAATTTGGATTTTAATAAGGGACATTAAATAAAAGGAGGTATTTAGGAAGAGGAAGGGCAGCAGCAGGGTTGACGAGCAGGTGGAAAGTGAGGATAGTGGGGAGGATGAAGATGGTTAAAGGACACTATAAACCTGTGCAAAGAGTCACAACAAAGCCCAGTGAGTTACACACGTAAAGCACATTGGTATAAAGAAACAGAGTCTAAATAATGTTTTGATTAAATTGGGGATTTATAGCTTAGAGACACTATaaagtttatttgtatttttcttcccACAGGTGGCTGTTGCTATTTTGAGCTTGATTCTGGTGACAGGATATGGCAAGTTGCTTCAGTCTTTGTATATCATTAATCGTCAAGAACACATGTCACTCAGTGAGCTGCTAGGCTACCACAGGGAAGGAGGTAGCTGGAGATCTTAAGGGTACATGAGGAAGGAAGAATAATGCCCCCACACTGCTATAGATGTCCAAATATTCACCCTCATCTCTGGTTTGAATGCATTTGCCCAAAAGTAATTTTCTGAAGATTAACATCCAGTGGGAATATATTTGGAAGAAATTGATTAGGTCAGGACTGATATGACctacaaataaaaatcaattaatgaTGCTATCATAGAAAAGGTTTAATTATGAAAGGGAGTTTGGCTCCCTCTTTTGTCTTTCTAGCCCATTGGATTCCTTCTGTGACGACAACATCTCACAAGAACGCCTTCCTCTGCTGATGGTCTCTTCATTTTGAATTTCTAGGCTCCTGAACCAGAAGTCATACAAAATCTGCTTCATTATAGACTAGTTGATTGGTGTTATCTGTTTGTCAATACAACATATATGTTTATGCCTCAGAATTGTGAGCAGCTGGGCCATATGGGAAAAACAATTAGGTTATTAGTGCTGACTAAAGACGAGATGGGTTCAGTGTGCTCTTCGTGAAAGAAGGCAGCATAGAGGGTGAGTATAGATCAGAGAGATGCAGCCCAAGGGGGACTCAGCCATCTACTGTTGGCCTTGGGAGAAATTCCCTAGGAAGAGCGCCAGCCACTGCTTTAAGCTAGTAGAACCATTTTTAGAATCCCCATTTTCTAGGGTGTAAAAGGAAACCATATTACTCTAATTTATTAAGTCTGGGGTCATTTGATACATCAGTGACCATCAACAAGGTGTAAAGGTGTGGACACAGGTTAGGGACATGGGGAGAAGACTGATCTTGGAACACACTTTGCCTTCAAGAGATGGAGACTTCTGCCCAGCAATACTGGACAATTGATCTACATTGATAAGGGTATCCCCATTGTGTCCAGATCAGTGGTTTTCAAACCATGGATTGAGACTCCTCTGAGTgctcaaacaaccctttcacaggagtcacatatcatatatcttatatatcagatatttacattacaattcatgacgataacaaaattatagttatgaagtctcaatgaaataactttatggttggggagcTGTATTAAAAGATCACAACATTTGGAAGATTGGGGACCATGAGTCCCAACCCTTCTAAAGCATGCCTGTCACACACATATGACACTGAACCCATACCTGTCTCCTATGGTCTGGAGGAATAATCCCTTTTATTCAATCAGGCAAacccagaaaaatcaaaacatc is a window from the Mus caroli chromosome 5, CAROLI_EIJ_v1.1, whole genome shotgun sequence genome containing:
- the LOC110294830 gene encoding Y-linked testis-specific protein 1-like — translated: MKPEHRMIATRQRTRSAVAYHTRSTAMKKTMTLKNLSTPSLQKQRRKNPSSQALRNIVGCRISHGWKDGNEPVTHWKAIVLSQLPTNPSLYLVKYDGIDCVYALELHSDERILNLKVSPHKVVFPQVRDAHLASSIVGRAVEHRFEGKDGSKDNWRGVVLGQVPIMKAWFYITYEKDLVLYIYQLLDDYTEGNLRILPGTPPAEVSSDTDSNIMIGKFVQHTRGDGSKKIGKIVYQVLAKPSVYFVKFDGDVHIYIYNLVKKIP